CGGCCATAAAGCCGCTGCCCAGCGACCATTCCCCGTCTCCCATCACCGCACCAGCCATCATTCCGCATCCCTCATCAGCGCACCGGCCACCAACCCCATCGTCGCACCAGCCACTATCACTTATCGCCACACCAATTTTgaactttttaatgtgatattGTGATTTGTGGCTACTTCAAAATCTATATTTGATGTTAAAGTTATGATTTTGGTAgtttttatgtatttttaataaatttgatTTAAAACGAATTTATCTGAATTCAATTCTTAtttgaatttttaatcgaatacgaaacCTGGTCTTCTTGAGATGATAGCAGGTTGTGAAGGAGTCTCAAAGTTAAATAGTATGTTATGTTGTTTTTTAAAGGATAAAAAAATGTTTCATTTTGCTACCCATATAAAACTGGACGTATATGAGATAACACAACTCTAAATCTTATAGTCTAGAAATCATATTTCTCCAATAATAATATTTTCCTGGTAACCGTTTCAATCCGTACATCAAAAACTTATTGGCCCAATCCATGCCAACTGAAACAGTTAGGGATCCGGTTCCATATCCAACCCGCTCGattaaaaaatcaaaagaacCATTGATTTTAGCTTGTGGGCAACGACCCCTCGTTTGTACCAAAAACGAGTTGTCCCGGTCAAAAGAACCTTTGGATACCTCAAGATTAAAAAatcattagaaaaaaaaaatccaaaaagaatgttttttttctaaaaaatgttttttttttaatttatactaTTTATGTCCACAAGCCATAACAAAAAAACAACTTTACATGGAAGACGCATTGTTTATACTTTCATTTGATCTTGTAGTATAACTTAAGTGTTGTTTATAGAATCAACAGGGACGGACTTGGCGGTATCCATGTGATTCAACCGACATGTACCAAGAAGGGACTCGGGTAGTTCGTCTTGTGTGTTAGCCTGAAAAAGTTGCAAGTGAATGAAGGGTTTACACGCGTCAAAAGTATAAGTATTCGCATCGTATAGTACAAGAACATGAAGCTTACTTGTATCAAGAAGGCCATCTCTACAATCAAATTGTTCAAGTAACCAAGAACAAGATTGACCACACCTCGTGCCACAGTGGATGAACCCACATCAATGTCAAGCTCCAAGTAGTTCTCTCCACGAGAGTAATTGACTTCAAGTGCTTGACCAACCAAACACGCTTTCTTTCCAACACTTTGCTTTACCAACCATGATCCCTGGAAGACATAACCACCAGACACTAATTATGTATTCACGTTATTTAAAAAGACTGAGGGGTtctttggcaacttctgaatgagtaaatgttgaactagtaagaggtctgaatcatgtataatgcttaaccattcagaaaacaaatgtctgaatcattcaaacaTCTGCTCGCGGAACAAATAGTGTGAACCATTAAGTTACCTTAGATATGTATGGTATGAGCTTAAATCTTGAGTTTCTAAAAGCATCGTCACCGTTGACAAACCGTTCTAGTGAAGGAGATTCTTTCAAAGGAGTTCTCGTCATGTAATAAAGAACAAGATTAGATGCAGTGGAACCCGGAACCTAACCCAACCACCATTATTAGTTTAGTTAGAAATCTCCAATAGTTTAGTCAACATCAATAAAAACACAAACTCAAACCTGTATGTTGATCACAACGAAAAACTCAGGTCCGCCTTGTGCTGCatatttctgaaaaaaaaaaaataacagcCTAATATTAAGCGTTCTTTATCTTTGGGGTTAATGGAACctaattgttttatttttttttttataatttctgTTAGTtactttctttaaaaaaaatacgtATTATGGTTCTTTTAGAAACGGACAGACTCGGTGCCCACCGAATAAACTTGTTAatcttttcacaaaaaccaaataCGTTGCCGACCGCCAGGGCTGGTTTTGGGCCTGTGCAAATCGGGCAATGGTACGAGGCCCAAATTTTCAGGGGACCGatgttttttgaaattttttattatatatatatatatagaggtcaATTATTGTACAAATAGCGTACGAGATTCAGTATCAACATGCGAAAATTGGTTTATAACATGCGAGTTTCGTTTTTCGAACATGtgatttttgttgttttttataacatgcgatttttaTTTAACATGCGAACTTTTGTTTTTACAACATGCGACTTTTTGTTATAACGTGCGAATTTGACATTGTGTACGCTCGTACGTTAAGGCAAAATGTACGatacactttcactatatatatatactaggttattgccccgtgtaatacacggggtgaatcataattataatgtaaaaaaatatgttcataatatgatctaagtatatataatatagagtaaTATGCAGATCAGATACGAAATAAATATTGAAGTTTGTATAGCCATTCATAATAATATGATCTGTTATTTGTTTTAGTATTCGTCATAGGAACTTAAAATTTTGTACCATTACTAATATTTATTGTGACATTTTCTTGTTCAAAGGTAACGTGTCTGATTTTATCTGATAATAGATTATTCTGACGGGTTAATGTTGgcataatattatattttctaccaTCCAAATATAGTTTCCTCACTTTGGCTATCATTAACATTAATATAAGTATGCTCATATTCAAAGCTATAAACCAATATGAAATATACGAAATAATTACTTTTATCACAATTAGTAAGGAAACCAATAAAAACTATTGATAATGTAATATGTCTTATACCATTTGAAAGGTCTGAAAAGAGACTTCTAGACAGATAAAAGTAATGTAAATGAATAGACAAGAATGGAATCAATAAAACCAATTAACTATAGTTGAGAAAATATTATGTATAGTGTAATACTTTACatgaagtaaataaataaaaataaagacatgAAACACCATACGACAACCAAGGGCATAGCTTTCAAGGGGCCGGGAGAGGCGCCCGACCttccgaacttttcgctcaattgtgttatgtatgtacgtttcgtgtAAAATTTTTCAGGtttatacgtttttgacccccccggttttataatttttttacttatatagaatttttaggttcGGTGAATTGCGACCCCCCGGTGGAAattttttcaagcttcgccactaacGACAACTAAGTAaatctaaattaaaaaaaagttatgacaTTCTGAATGTGAAGATACTTTTCACAGACCTCTACATCTTGGTTACAATAGGAAAAAATATGTATGTTAACAGTTTACCTTGTTTTAAAACACATATATCTAACTTATCTAAAAATACATGATGTTTTCTATGTGACATAGATAATATGCATATTACTTATTTGACATGGTAAACTTATCTAAAAAAACATGATGTTTTTTATGTGACACAGATAATATGCATAGCAtatgaaaagtaaaaaaacataCCTAGTATTTAGAATGAAGTGGAGTTTAATTCTAAACATTTGATGTAATATATTGAATATTAAATAATGATTTTTTATATTCTTGACAAAACTTTAATTATCACAAAAATCTAATTTGATTCTAGAAGGGAAAGTAAAACTTACGAAATTGATTAAATGGTTACTAATTTTATGGGTTTTTGTTTAataatttcaaatcaaaattaaatccataaattatagattagatttaaaacacactttagactttagatttacaatcaaaataaaattctaatataatatttaaatctttttaatttaaaacttaaaatttaTCAATAAATTATTGATGCCCTCATTGAACGACATATGTCCCAAattaggtttcttttattatatagtatagatatagatacgTTCATTACAGAATAATTTTTTACCAGAGAGCTCAGGAATTCGAGAACCATGTCAACTTTAATGTATGCTTAACGGATATAATAAGATTTAGAGAGTATAAAATCCGATTCCATAATAGTAAGTTTTATTCGTTACATCTATCTATTTATCTATACGGCATACCTAAGTAAATTAAAAGCATTTTTGAATTAGTCACGTATCATATGAGTCTAAGTTTCTTTTGTGcacttattttatttttcttcttgGTATTATATTTCTTAGTTTAATTAGATAATTATTTAGTTTCGATCGTATCTTATCTTATAATATTGtttaataaattattaaattttTATTTACCTTAGTGTAAAATAGAATACTTTAATTATTCTCGCAGTTATCAAATTAAAAGCATCTTTGAATGATTTTATATATGTTAACGTCAAAATGGAGTAGTTAGAAGTTGGGATTAATACATCATCTCGAAGAAAATATAGCTACAGGTTTAACTATTCTTTATTCTTGCCGTTATGGGTTTTTTAataatttcaaatcaaaattaaatctataaattatagattagatttaaaatatattttagactttagatttacaatcaaaataaaactctaatataatatttaaatctttttaatttaaaatttaaaatttatcaataaattattgatgctctcattgaatgacatgtgtcccaaatcaggtttcttttattatatagtatagatatatataaagAGAAACCTATATATTTACATTTATAAACACAAAAAAGCCCAAGTTTTAAACCTTTTTACCCAAATCAGATTTGAAACTGGATAGCCCAAAAGAAAACCATATAACTTCCCGAATCAGATTTGGGCCCCAATGCCAAAGGCCCAGAAACCTTATAATTGCCCAAATCAGatttgtttaatttattttataacgaTTAACGAATCATGGTCGTATTGTGATTTTTGGATATATTATCGATAACTTTATACtatagagggggggggggggggatttaaTCATTTCGCATGAGGCTCAAAAGTTTTTTTATCATTCTTGGGGATGGCACTGCCGACCACAACTGCAAGCGTCGGTAATGGTGGTTATTGCAGGTTGGTAATCTCTGGCATGTCGGGTCGCAACATCACGTCATAGGTACCGCGTTACCAATTTTTCTTCtatttattacattttatttcatttttagttgttttatacatatttatatattaCAGCTTAGCTTCATTCATACTAGGTTTGTTTTTTCGTTTAGTTCGTACATGGATTCCGCGATTATACCTGAACAATGCCACCTGGACGGCTTGCAAGATCATCTTCCCGCGTATCAGATTGTAACCAGTCAGCACCAACCATTTCCATCATGGTTCCTTTCGCCTTGTTCTGTAACATTTACACTGTCGTAAATTCATAATCACACGCGACATACACATTATTCGtttaaaaacagaaaaataaggtAACCTTTTGATTATCTTCGAGATAATTTGATCCTCGAATAAGGAATAAAGAAGGATCAGAAGCTGCCCAAGTGCAAGGCATGTTACACGTCGAATCTTTTGGCAAAGTTGACCCATAACAAAGTTGATCCTTCTTTTGATATGTAAGATCATGCAACTTTTTCACAAAGTTAGCAGCTGTTGATAATGCAGGctgcagaaaaaaaaaaaacaatttaaattcTTAAAAGCTAAAGAAATATACAGTTTATTGAATATTATATGAACTTAAGAAGGAATACCACAGGAGTTTGTTGTGGTTGTTCGTCTTGTGAGTTTGTATCTCGTTTCTCTTCGGAAGGTTCTGGGAAGTCGTAGAATTCATCAGAGTTGTCGTTTAATCCAATGAGACTGGATGAAGTAGAAACGGGTGCATCATTCGCGTCTTCCATTTTATCTTCTTCCGCTTGCGTGAAATCGCCTTCTTGTTTGATTTGTTCTTCACTTGTTTGAATGGATTCAACTTCTCCGGTTAAAAATTCGGAAGGAAATTGGTCTCCCCCTTTTGCTTTAAATAGTTCTTTCAGTGCTGAATAACACAAAAAGAAcatgtaattttttttacatttttagtTGAATGTTGATGATTTTACAATATTTTTACTACCTGAAACTCGGCCCAACATACGAATAGTCATGGATCGAGCGGGTGTTTTTGGTAAATATGTTCTCCATAACTTCCAATCAATCGAAAGCATGTGTTTCACCACGCATTCTTTTCCTTCGTTCAAAGGACTCATCACAAAACCGCCACctgaaaaataataataattgtaaAACACATTATGATGACGAATAAAAACTTGTGTTAATTAAAATCATGCATTACTTAGAAGACAAGCTCGAACATATCCCTGTTGCGGCGGACACTTGCTATGGATCACAGAATGGCATAGTATTactaaaggaaaaaaaaaaacagttcaGATTAAATTGAGAAAATGGCGAAATTTAGATCAAGATTTACCATAAGTCCCATCATCTTCCCTTCTCCAGTATCGTCTCAAAACTAAATCTCTTCGACTCATTCCCCTAATAACAATGAGTCAGCAAGGTATCTACGTACATATGTATGGATGCATGTaattcagtggcggatctagaaaaaaaGTTCAGGGGTagcttaaaaaaaaaattggacttAGGGGTATCCTAGTATTTGCTAAGAAGTATCCAAATACATAAAGCGGTTTTTTTACAATAATTTTACACTTCGCCAACAAAGTTGAGGGGTAGTGCATGACTGCATGCTAGCCCTGCGTTTAAGCTAGATCCGCCCTTGCATGTATATAGGGATGTTCAATACGTAACCACTTTTATATTAAAAAGAACATCTGTTTATGTTCAATATCTCTTCTGGAAATACAATATGTACCATGGTAGCCAGTCCCGACATAGCTGAATGTGTATGATGTCGGTATGACCATCAAGGTGCTCAACGACGCTGCCATTATGAAAACAGAAATCCCATCTGCATTTCGACTATTTgttaaatgactaaaataccgtTCAATAATAACAAATGATAAAGATTCTTGTGTATCTTACTCGGATCTAGAGAGGCCAAGTGACATGAAAGTTCTGAAAACAGCCTCACAAGTCCCCTCAATTACACCGACTGCCATTATAGCCGGATAATCACTCGAAGTCTGTTAACGGCAACTTAAAAAGTTCAAAAAACTATGTTTTAGCAAGCAATAAAAGTGTAAAATGTACCGGTACCCGTTCACTTGAACTACAATCTTTCGCTTCTTTGAATAGCCTCAACCCTGCAAGAAAAATGTCATTAAATTCGCGAGTAGCGAAGGATATTTTAGACATTTGATGAATCGTTTATACCATTTTTGCAACCGAAAATCTTCCATTGCGAAGGTGCAATCACATCAGATGTCATAGCATCGACATGCATGTTTGCAGATGATGTCCAATCCACAGAATGTTTGCGAGTAACACTCTTTGAGTCATTTAATCTGTCAAACAaattcttttattttaattagaTTCAAATTACGAAACATTTACTTATAACATATTATCCACCTTGGCTACCTATACGGCTGCCATCTTCGTTTTGAATTCGATCCTGATCCTGCTTCCACCGCAACGTCCTGCAAAGAATGTATCCACCTTGCAGCTTCTTCGGGGTTGCTTGCTCCCAACTGTGAAATCAAAATCTTAAGATATGATCATGACAcaaaaagagttcaaaatcgGATAAAACTCTTTGCAAGAATATTCGTGTACCTTAAGACAATCATTGTGATTTGAAGCATTATAAAGGGAGAAAATGAAGAACACCTGCTTATTGTAAACAATAACATAAAAAACAATTGCAAATATGATTAATAACAAAAGAAAACGTTAAACGCGTAGGATCATACTTTTCTACTGAAGCTCTCTCTTCCATTGTCTGTAACTCGAATGCAAGAATCTATGACCGCGCTTCTTAGCGGCTCCTGAAGACAATTCAGAGCTTTGTATAATAAGTTATTAACAAGTTAATCTTCTTCCTTATAACTTTGTCATGCATTTTGATGAGATATCCTCATAATTGGACCAAAGCCAACATGTCAGGCCCAAATTTAGTAAGCCCAAGTCAAGTCTGGCCTGTTACGGTTAAAGCCCAATAGCCTTCTATAAATAGTAGACTCACCCACAAGTCCAAAACAATAAGAAGGTTGTTCTCTCTTTCTCTAAAGTCTCCCTCTTTTTACATATAATTATTACATACATATGATTTTACAAGGGGGGCTCGACTGAGTTGAGCGTCAGGGTGCCCATGAAGCTTCAAGCCCATGGGCCCTCTAACAGGTTTCTTGCGGTTGTAACTTGCATTGTGACCCGACAAAAAGAGAAAAAAACATACACATCATCCAAAAGGCGGATATCAGCAAAAGGAGAAAAAACATATCACATCATCTAACACATttcaagaaaaacaaaagaaattaatGTTTAGTGAATCTTAGCATTTTGAGTTCTTAAATTTTCTATATGAATGCATTGAAATCAAGATAAAACACCAAGTTATTATACAGTTACAAACAAATTTTGGTCCCAAatgcaaataaaaaaaatatcaaaagcAATAATATATGATGCAAAACTTTCCAATtgtgaccaaaaaaaaaaacaactgaAAGAATTAACAAACCTCTGAAACTGATGAGGGTTGTGATTTAAAGCTCTTGAGGCAACTTTGTTCAAGAATAAAATACCGTTTTCGAGCGTATTGTAAGCCGAAGCGGTTAGATCGTATGAGATACAACCATCCCTCCATTCTTCCATGAGATTTTTCCATATCCATTTGTCTAGTTTCCATTTTAATCTTAATGCCTATATATAACTAACGCCTAAAACTATTATAATTTGCATGCAAACCACTTGAATCGAATGATTActaatattattattatgatgATCCTCTGATTCCACAAACGGGAATCAGAGAAATGAAAAACTCAAACAACGGATCAAAACCAGTTGTTAGAGGTTCCAGCaaattgacaaaaaaaaaatctattttgaataTGTTCCCTCTTATTATTGATATACTATCCAATCGTACATTACGTATGTGTGTATAGGTGCATATATATATGAGGACAATAACCGTTGATGAGTATTTATAACAAAAATATCGGGATGCTAAATAACTGTCTAGTCACCACAGTTGCTGATGGTTTGACGATGAGGATGTATAAATAATTAAATTAGATATAACAATTTTCAGGAAAAGAGGTtttaaatgaaaaagaaaaatattaCGCCATCCGTGGGACTCGAACCCACGACCACGTGGTTAAAAGCCACGCGCTCTACCAACTGAGCTAGAACGGCTTTTTGTCTCTTTATAGACAAAGGATTTTATAAAACATTTCAAGAATAACATTCTGTCACCTTCGACTGTAAGAAAAGTCATTTATGCAGCATTATGCTTATGTTATGTAGTCTTAGATGTGTTCAAAGTTTAATTTTGATGGTTTGTAGGTTAAAATGTTGGTGGTAACGATTTAATTGATTGTAAATCAGACCggttttgtgttttgttttttcaagtttttcaactcttATAATTTTATAGTTTTGCAAGctcaaacgagctaaaagctcggtTCGAACTCGCTTCAACATCGTTTAAGCGAGCCAAAactcggctcgagctcggctcaccaatgttgtcatcattattattatattacatataaaaaactaaaattttgtttcggctcgtttaggctcgcgagcctaaacgagctttgtatttcaggctcaagctcggcctcgctaaggctcggctcgtttgagCTTTTAACTGAGTCAATCACAAATAGCTCTCGAGCCtttgggcttgtttacacccctagaaTATTCTTAAACATATGCCACTCTTTCTTAAACTTCTTGTGCGACAACCTAGCGTGCTTGTTTATGAAAGTATGGTTTAGCAAAATCTTACTAGTAGTTACGTTTAACCATCGTCGTGGACAATGGCTGGGTACATCAAAGGTGGCCGACACCATTCTTTTCCGCAATTTGATAAAGAACGTATAAGAAAACTTTGAGCAAccacaatgttttttttttttgcttttctaCTACTGGCCTCCGAGGAAAAAATTAAACATTTGAAACCATTTGTTACgtgtcttatttttattttctattgtCAAGGGATTAGGATGCTATTTTGGTTTAGTGGGGGTGTCTTATGTAAGTTTTTTATCTATTTATGTGGATGTTACCTATCGAATGAGAATAAGCAGAATTTGAGTCAAGATTATTCCCTATCTCTTAGCTTCTTTCTCTACAATTTAGTTATATCCCTATCAAGGGTATCAGAGCTCCAGTCGATTCCTCATCGGAATTCCTTGCCGCCGCCATGACTAACACCCGCAATAATGAAATCGACAACACCCTCAAGTCCCATGGTAAGGCAATCAGCGACATCCAAACTGCGTTAGCGGCCCTGATGAAGCAACAGGAACAATCTTCGAAGCAGCAGGAAGAGATTTTGAAGGCGGTGCGTGATAAAGCCGTGCAGTCGTCGGGTAGTTCCTTCGGGTCCTTCTCCGGCCCAGATGGTGATTCACGACATCCAAACCATTCCGTATCGGTAAGATCGACTTCCCTAAATTTTCAAGGGACGATGTTGAGGGGTGGGTCTATCGCTGCGA
The sequence above is drawn from the Helianthus annuus cultivar XRQ/B chromosome 12, HanXRQr2.0-SUNRISE, whole genome shotgun sequence genome and encodes:
- the LOC110894826 gene encoding protein ENHANCED DISEASE RESISTANCE 2-like; the protein is MDMEKSHGRMEGWLYLIRSNRFGLQYARKRYFILEQSCLKSFKSQPSSVSEEPLRSAVIDSCIRVTDNGRESFSRKVFFIFSLYNASNHNDCLKLGASNPEEAARWIHSLQDVAVEAGSGSNSKRRWQPLNDSKSVTRKHSVDWTSSANMHVDAMTSDVIAPSQWKIFGCKNGLRLFKEAKDCSSSERTSSDYPAIMAVGVIEGTCEAVFRTFMSLGLSRSEWDFCFHNGSVVEHLDGHTDIIHIQLCRDWLPWGMSRRDLVLRRYWRREDDGTYVILCHSVIHSKCPPQQGYVRACLLSGGFVMSPLNEGKECVVKHMLSIDWKLWRTYLPKTPARSMTIRMLGRVSALKELFKAKGGDQFPSEFLTGEVESIQTSEEQIKQEGDFTQAEEDKMEDANDAPVSTSSSLIGLNDNSDEFYDFPEPSEEKRDTNSQDEQPQQTPVPALSTAANFVKKLHDLTYQKKDQLCYGSTLPKDSTCNMPCTWAASDPSLFLIRGSNYLEDNQKNKAKGTMMEMVGADWLQSDTREDDLASRPGGIVQKYAAQGGPEFFVVINIQVPGSTASNLVLYYMTRTPLKESPSLERFVNGDDAFRNSRFKLIPYISKGSWLVKQSVGKKACLVGQALEVNYSRGENYLELDIDVGSSTVARGVVNLVLGYLNNLIVEMAFLIQANTQDELPESLLGTCRLNHMDTAKSVPVDSINNT